The following are encoded in a window of Haloarcula halophila genomic DNA:
- a CDS encoding 30S ribosomal protein S4 yields MALGSNTKFYETPNHPFQGERIADESNLVSRYGLKNKEELWRAQSELRGYRREARKLLGSAGEHETEAEEFLARLKRYGTLNEQDTLDDVLSLDVTDVLERRLQTVVYRKGYANTAEQARQFIVHGHITLDGQRVTRPSMKVEAGVESTLGFDENSSLADELHPERAEAQE; encoded by the coding sequence ATGGCGCTCGGTTCGAACACGAAGTTCTACGAGACGCCCAACCATCCCTTCCAGGGCGAGCGCATCGCCGACGAGTCGAACCTCGTCAGCCGCTACGGCCTGAAGAACAAAGAGGAACTGTGGCGTGCACAGTCCGAACTCCGAGGCTACCGCCGTGAGGCCCGGAAGCTGCTGGGCAGTGCCGGCGAGCACGAAACCGAAGCCGAGGAGTTCCTGGCACGGCTCAAGCGCTACGGCACACTCAACGAACAGGACACGCTCGACGACGTCCTGTCGCTCGACGTAACGGACGTCCTGGAACGCCGACTCCAGACCGTCGTCTACCGCAAGGGCTACGCGAACACGGCCGAACAGGCCCGACAGTTCATCGTCCACGGGCACATCACGCTGGACGGCCAGCGTGTCACGCGCCCGTCGATGAAGGTCGAAGCCGGCGTCGAGAGCACGCTCGGGTTCGACGAGAACAGCTCGCTGGCGGACGAACTCCACCCTGAGCGCGCGGAGGCACAAGAATGA
- a CDS encoding DUF447 domain-containing protein encodes MSGASDDGWPVELDGVTESVVTTKGPNGLWNLAALGIHVPDDRALATATTWGRTRTWRNFRERGSGYVQFTRDPVDFAEAALSIREHEEPVIDSADAWVQVTVEQQDEGTNGGTQWVEWELTPVESAVWRRVVPTTNRGHAAVVEATVAASRLGVDAYDRETLLDRLAYFESVVETAGGERERAAFERVRDLVDAEW; translated from the coding sequence GTGAGCGGGGCGTCTGACGACGGGTGGCCGGTCGAACTAGACGGCGTCACGGAGTCGGTTGTGACGACGAAAGGGCCAAACGGGCTGTGGAACCTGGCGGCGCTTGGGATCCACGTGCCGGACGACCGCGCTCTCGCGACAGCGACGACCTGGGGCCGGACCCGGACCTGGCGGAACTTCCGGGAGCGTGGCTCGGGCTACGTCCAGTTCACCCGCGATCCGGTCGACTTCGCCGAGGCGGCACTGTCGATCCGTGAACACGAGGAGCCAGTTATCGACAGCGCGGACGCGTGGGTTCAGGTGACAGTCGAACAGCAGGACGAGGGGACGAACGGCGGCACGCAGTGGGTCGAGTGGGAGTTGACTCCCGTCGAGTCGGCTGTCTGGCGGCGCGTGGTGCCGACGACGAACAGGGGCCACGCCGCCGTCGTCGAGGCGACAGTCGCCGCCTCGCGGCTGGGTGTCGACGCCTACGACCGGGAGACGCTGCTGGACCGGCTCGCGTACTTCGAGTCCGTCGTCGAGACTGCCGGCGGCGAACGCGAACGGGCAGCCTTCGAACGGGTCCGAGACCTGGTCGACGCCGAGTGGTAG
- a CDS encoding 30S ribosomal protein S17e produces MAIKPAYVKKTGRLLMERYPNAFGADFEHNKDVVEELTNIESKGVRNRIAGYVTRKQNTAVEA; encoded by the coding sequence ATGGCAATCAAACCCGCCTACGTCAAGAAGACAGGGCGACTCCTGATGGAGCGATACCCCAACGCCTTCGGGGCCGACTTCGAGCACAACAAGGATGTCGTCGAGGAACTGACCAACATCGAGTCAAAGGGCGTCCGTAACCGCATCGCAGGCTACGTCACTCGCAAGCAGAATACCGCCGTCGAAGCGTAA
- a CDS encoding protein-tyrosine phosphatase family protein: protein MNAHRFAPAAPDEEFVYGACAPGWHSAGSHADALDDWIETLRDREVTRICCLLPGRQLDTGGSNLDRYRSAFGAENVCHSPVPDHHLVPQQQLSAEILPFLADARRDEERVVVHCLAGIGRTGQVLAAWLVYNRDYGPHRAIETVESMGREPLDAVRAGNAEKADLVEVLADIARVA from the coding sequence ATGAACGCACACCGTTTCGCACCGGCGGCGCCCGACGAAGAGTTCGTCTACGGGGCCTGCGCCCCCGGTTGGCACTCCGCGGGTTCACACGCCGACGCCCTCGACGACTGGATCGAGACGCTCCGCGACCGGGAGGTAACGCGGATCTGCTGTCTGCTTCCCGGCCGACAACTCGATACGGGTGGCTCGAATCTCGACCGGTACCGGTCGGCGTTCGGGGCCGAGAACGTCTGTCATAGCCCGGTCCCGGATCACCATCTGGTTCCACAACAGCAACTCAGCGCGGAGATACTGCCGTTCCTGGCCGACGCACGGAGAGACGAGGAGCGAGTCGTCGTCCACTGCCTCGCCGGTATCGGACGGACGGGCCAGGTACTTGCCGCCTGGCTCGTCTACAACCGTGACTACGGGCCACACCGAGCTATCGAGACGGTCGAGTCGATGGGACGGGAACCACTCGACGCGGTCCGTGCCGGCAACGCCGAGAAGGCCGATCTCGTGGAGGTACTGGCCGACATCGCTCGCGTGGCCTAG
- a CDS encoding Mrp/NBP35 family ATP-binding protein: MDDSDVRDRLRAVEDDDLGDDIVSLGLINSIEVDDEIRIDLALGAPYSPAETAMANEVREALADTGYDIDLSASVDRGVPAEEDPLPDVKNVIAVASGKGGVGKSTVAVNLAAGLSRLGARVGLFDADIYGPNVPRMLDADESPRATEDEQIIPVEKHGMKLMSMDFLVGKDDPVIFRGPMVDSVLTQLWDDVVWGSLDYMIVDLPPGTGDTQLTMLQQVPVSGAVIVTTPQEVALDDARKGLRMFGRHETPVLGIVENMSTFVCPDCGGDHDIFGSGGGREFAEDTDMPFLGEVPLDPGVREGGDSGQPLVLDEDSDTGDAFRRITARTADMQGIIHRKRQADAQLAEPEQ; the protein is encoded by the coding sequence ATGGACGACTCCGACGTACGTGACCGTCTCCGGGCTGTCGAGGACGACGACCTCGGGGACGACATCGTCTCACTGGGCCTGATCAACAGTATCGAGGTCGACGACGAGATACGGATCGACCTCGCGCTGGGTGCCCCCTACTCGCCGGCCGAGACCGCGATGGCAAACGAGGTCCGCGAAGCCCTCGCAGATACTGGCTACGATATCGACCTCTCGGCGAGCGTCGACCGCGGTGTCCCGGCCGAGGAGGACCCGCTGCCCGACGTCAAGAACGTCATCGCCGTGGCCTCGGGAAAAGGCGGGGTCGGCAAGTCGACGGTCGCCGTGAACCTCGCGGCCGGGCTCTCCCGGCTGGGCGCCCGCGTTGGCCTGTTCGACGCCGACATCTACGGCCCGAACGTCCCGCGGATGCTCGACGCCGACGAATCACCGCGCGCCACCGAGGACGAACAGATCATCCCCGTCGAGAAACACGGGATGAAGCTGATGAGCATGGACTTCCTCGTCGGCAAGGACGACCCGGTCATCTTCCGTGGCCCGATGGTCGACAGCGTCCTTACCCAGCTCTGGGACGACGTGGTCTGGGGCAGCCTGGACTACATGATCGTGGACCTGCCGCCGGGGACCGGGGACACACAACTGACGATGCTCCAGCAGGTCCCCGTCTCCGGGGCGGTCATCGTGACCACGCCACAGGAGGTCGCACTCGACGACGCCCGGAAGGGGCTGCGGATGTTCGGTCGCCACGAGACGCCCGTACTCGGCATCGTCGAAAACATGTCGACGTTCGTCTGCCCCGACTGTGGCGGCGACCACGACATCTTCGGGAGCGGCGGTGGCCGCGAGTTCGCCGAGGATACCGATATGCCGTTCCTGGGCGAGGTCCCGCTGGACCCGGGCGTCCGCGAGGGTGGCGACAGCGGGCAGCCCCTGGTGCTGGACGAGGACAGCGACACGGGCGACGCCTTCCGCCGAATCACGGCCCGGACGGCGGACATGCAGGGGATCATCCACCGGAAGCGCCAGGCGGACGCACAGCTGGCCGAACCCGAGCAGTAG
- a CDS encoding 30S ribosomal protein S13, with amino-acid sequence MSAEDPNADEADEEEEDIRYFVRIGQTDLDGTKSVERALTELNGIGTRAARLIAQKAEVDRRAVFGKLDDDVIDNVVEHVESFADDVPDWMTNHQKDYFTGETTHETGNDLNLTRRQDINRMKMIDSYRGIRHQRGQKVRGQRTKSTGRTEGTIGVNVEAIKEEQAEEAAAEDDE; translated from the coding sequence ATGAGTGCAGAAGACCCCAACGCGGACGAGGCGGACGAGGAAGAAGAGGACATCCGCTACTTCGTCCGCATCGGACAGACAGACCTCGACGGCACCAAGTCCGTCGAACGAGCACTGACAGAACTGAACGGCATCGGGACGCGTGCCGCTCGCCTCATCGCCCAGAAGGCGGAGGTCGACCGGCGAGCAGTCTTCGGCAAGCTCGACGACGACGTCATCGACAACGTCGTCGAGCACGTCGAGAGTTTCGCCGACGACGTTCCCGACTGGATGACCAATCACCAGAAGGACTACTTCACCGGTGAGACCACCCACGAGACCGGGAACGACCTGAATCTCACCCGCCGTCAGGACATCAACCGCATGAAGATGATCGACTCCTACCGTGGTATCCGCCACCAGCGTGGCCAGAAAGTCCGCGGCCAGCGGACGAAGTCCACGGGGCGTACCGAGGGCACCATCGGCGTCAACGTCGAGGCCATCAAGGAAGAACAGGCCGAGGAAGCCGCCGCGGAGGATGACGAATAA
- a CDS encoding HD domain-containing protein: MTTIKDSVHDHIAVEGVAEALLETPPVQRLRHISQLGTVTLVYPSANHTRFEHSLGVYHLADQALGHLGIEGRQAERVRAAALLHDIGHSPYSHNVEHVVHRHTGKYHDDVHELIDSGPVARVLSEHGLNPDRVADLVAGDGDLGQLVSGELDVDRMDYLVRDAHHTGVPYGTIDHERLIRELRLVDGELVLDEGNVQAAESLLLARALMNPTVYQHHVARIAKTMLRRGTERLLTATNWTAHDLRRWDDNDLLVRLRQCDETEAYADRLSCRNLYKRAVWAEYSSVPQDLLEADHRDIRALEDKIAAVAGVDTDAVLIDVAAEPSMTESTSRVLVNGEVRQLGEQSTLVGALRAAQRDQWRLGVYAPPSSNERVGEAAIRELGLDIDGARVRDVRTGIHATLDEFN; the protein is encoded by the coding sequence ATGACAACGATCAAGGACAGCGTCCACGACCACATCGCGGTCGAGGGCGTTGCCGAAGCGTTGCTGGAGACGCCGCCCGTCCAGCGCCTCCGTCACATCTCCCAGCTCGGCACGGTCACACTGGTCTACCCGTCGGCCAACCACACCCGGTTCGAGCACTCACTGGGGGTGTACCATCTCGCCGACCAGGCACTCGGTCATCTCGGGATCGAGGGTCGGCAGGCCGAACGCGTCCGGGCCGCGGCGCTGCTCCATGACATCGGCCATTCCCCGTACAGCCACAACGTCGAACACGTCGTCCACCGGCACACGGGAAAATACCACGACGACGTCCACGAACTCATCGACAGCGGCCCGGTCGCACGGGTCCTCAGCGAACACGGGCTCAATCCCGACCGGGTCGCCGACCTCGTCGCTGGCGACGGCGACCTCGGGCAACTGGTCTCGGGTGAACTCGACGTCGACCGGATGGACTATCTGGTCCGTGACGCCCACCACACCGGCGTTCCCTACGGGACCATCGACCACGAGCGGCTGATCCGGGAGCTCCGACTGGTCGACGGCGAACTCGTCCTCGACGAGGGCAACGTCCAGGCCGCCGAATCGCTGTTGCTCGCCCGGGCACTGATGAACCCGACCGTCTATCAGCACCACGTCGCCCGCATCGCCAAGACGATGTTGCGCCGCGGGACCGAACGCTTGCTGACAGCGACCAACTGGACGGCACACGACCTCCGGCGATGGGACGACAACGATCTGTTGGTGCGGCTCCGACAGTGTGACGAGACCGAGGCGTACGCCGATCGGTTGAGCTGCCGAAATTTGTACAAACGGGCCGTCTGGGCGGAGTATTCTTCCGTCCCACAGGACTTACTCGAAGCCGACCACCGGGACATCCGCGCCCTCGAAGACAAGATCGCGGCGGTGGCGGGCGTCGATACCGACGCGGTCCTGATCGACGTGGCCGCCGAACCCTCGATGACGGAGTCGACGAGTCGCGTCCTCGTCAACGGCGAAGTCCGGCAGTTAGGCGAGCAATCGACGCTGGTCGGTGCGCTCCGGGCGGCACAGCGCGACCAGTGGCGACTCGGCGTCTACGCCCCCCCGTCGTCGAACGAACGTGTCGGCGAAGCCGCGATCCGCGAACTCGGACTAGATATCGACGGCGCTCGTGTCAGGGACGTCCGTACCGGAATCCACGCGACCCTCGACGAGTTTAACTGA
- the cofD gene encoding 2-phospho-L-lactate transferase, with amino-acid sequence MVTFLAGGTGTPKLLAGADGVFPPQETTVIANTGDDIELGGHLICPDLDTVLFLGGDDLDRETWWGRADDTTETHDELHRLADAADLETGPRYLPADRQTAGRPIARWRRFSGIAEFMLIGDRDRAVHLTRTSLLDEGEPLTAVTRTLADAFDLDRTLLPMSDDPVATIVHTPSGPMHFQEWWVARNGDPPVEDVEFRGSAEADPTDAVLAALDGPVVIGPSNPVTSIGPMLAIDAVERALNGTTVVAVSPFVGDEVFSGPAADLMAGTGVEPSTAGVAASYSFADAFVLDEADPTELDRPVVRTDTTLDGPADAARVARAVDRALGVI; translated from the coding sequence ATGGTGACGTTCCTCGCCGGCGGGACAGGGACACCGAAACTGCTGGCCGGTGCCGACGGCGTCTTCCCACCGCAGGAGACGACCGTAATCGCCAACACCGGCGACGACATCGAACTCGGTGGCCACCTGATCTGCCCGGACCTCGACACTGTGTTGTTCCTGGGCGGCGACGACCTGGACCGTGAGACCTGGTGGGGCCGTGCCGATGACACGACCGAGACACACGACGAGCTCCACCGACTCGCCGACGCCGCCGACCTGGAGACCGGTCCGCGTTACCTCCCGGCCGATCGACAGACCGCGGGCCGTCCTATCGCCCGCTGGCGACGCTTCTCCGGGATCGCTGAATTCATGCTCATCGGTGATCGTGATCGAGCGGTCCACCTCACGCGGACCTCGCTGCTGGACGAAGGGGAGCCGTTGACCGCAGTCACACGAACGCTCGCCGACGCGTTCGATCTCGACCGGACGCTCCTGCCGATGAGCGACGATCCGGTCGCAACTATCGTCCACACGCCGTCGGGACCAATGCACTTCCAGGAGTGGTGGGTCGCACGGAACGGCGATCCACCGGTCGAGGACGTCGAGTTCCGTGGTTCCGCGGAGGCCGATCCGACCGACGCCGTCTTGGCTGCCCTGGACGGCCCAGTAGTGATCGGCCCGTCGAATCCGGTCACCTCAATCGGCCCGATGCTGGCAATCGATGCCGTCGAGCGGGCACTCAACGGGACGACCGTCGTCGCCGTCTCGCCGTTCGTCGGCGACGAAGTGTTCTCCGGCCCAGCCGCTGACCTGATGGCAGGGACCGGGGTCGAACCAAGTACCGCCGGCGTCGCCGCCTCCTATTCGTTTGCCGACGCCTTCGTCCTCGACGAGGCCGATCCGACGGAACTCGATCGGCCGGTCGTCCGGACGGACACGACGCTCGATGGCCCCGCAGACGCGGCCCGCGTGGCACGCGCCGTCGACCGGGCACTGGGGGTGATCTGA
- a CDS encoding SHOCT domain-containing protein has product MPSTDRGVGTLGKLALGAVVVVAALVVATVVLAFLQNLLAALLGLLVTVLLFGGGAYLVYRLVSSIASDGTDSADRIESAGGAPTEPTDSVDRLTEQYKRGELTDEEFERRLEAEMSDTDQAVADLEAELE; this is encoded by the coding sequence ATGCCCTCGACAGACCGCGGAGTCGGAACGCTCGGAAAACTGGCCCTCGGGGCGGTCGTGGTGGTCGCTGCACTCGTCGTCGCCACGGTCGTCCTCGCGTTCCTCCAGAACCTCCTGGCAGCGCTGCTCGGACTGCTCGTCACTGTCCTCCTGTTCGGCGGTGGGGCGTACCTGGTCTACAGGCTCGTCTCGTCGATCGCCAGCGACGGGACGGACTCGGCAGACCGGATCGAGAGCGCCGGCGGAGCACCTACGGAGCCGACAGATTCGGTGGACCGACTCACCGAGCAGTACAAACGCGGCGAACTCACCGACGAGGAGTTCGAACGCCGTCTCGAAGCCGAAATGAGCGACACCGACCAAGCGGTCGCGGACCTCGAAGCCGAACTGGAATAG
- the moaA gene encoding GTP 3',8-cyclase MoaA, with the protein MLEDDHGREVSQVRVSLTDRCNFDCVYCHNEGLGDTRGPMEPQDDEMDADDVVRFLEVAREFDVEAVKFTGGEPMLRGDLEEIIRRTPEGMEVSMTTNGTFLPGRAGDLVDAGLERVNVSQDAIEPEAFAEITQSGAYEKVIEGVEAALDAGLNPVKLNMVVFEPTAGYVPEMVDHVARNDGLRLQLIEYMPELVGRPEWAIDIQRVHDWLADQAHRIEVREMHDRKRYWVQDDEGAGEGMVEIVDPVENTTFCDNCHRVRVTHDGKLKGCLNRTDDLRSMGEMNREEIRETFRETVANRVPYYGEYMVKEDGEWVVNEEYIDRGPAVESTPAPTDDD; encoded by the coding sequence GTGCTGGAGGACGACCACGGTCGTGAGGTCTCGCAAGTCCGCGTGTCCCTGACCGACCGGTGTAACTTCGACTGCGTCTACTGTCACAACGAGGGGCTGGGCGATACTCGCGGTCCGATGGAGCCACAGGACGACGAGATGGACGCCGACGACGTGGTCCGTTTCCTGGAGGTGGCCCGGGAATTCGACGTCGAGGCGGTGAAGTTCACCGGCGGCGAGCCGATGCTCCGGGGCGACCTCGAAGAGATCATCCGCCGGACCCCCGAGGGGATGGAGGTGTCGATGACCACCAATGGAACCTTCCTTCCCGGGCGCGCAGGGGACCTCGTCGATGCCGGGTTGGAGCGCGTCAACGTCTCACAGGACGCCATCGAACCCGAGGCCTTCGCCGAGATCACACAGAGCGGTGCCTACGAGAAGGTTATCGAGGGCGTCGAGGCCGCCCTCGACGCGGGCTTGAACCCGGTGAAGCTGAACATGGTCGTGTTCGAACCGACGGCAGGCTACGTGCCGGAGATGGTCGATCACGTCGCACGGAACGACGGGCTCCGGCTGCAGTTGATCGAGTACATGCCGGAACTGGTCGGTCGACCCGAGTGGGCGATCGACATCCAGCGAGTCCACGACTGGCTCGCCGACCAAGCCCACCGTATCGAGGTCCGAGAGATGCACGACCGCAAGCGCTACTGGGTGCAGGACGACGAGGGAGCGGGCGAGGGGATGGTCGAGATCGTCGATCCCGTCGAGAACACGACCTTCTGTGACAACTGCCATCGCGTGCGCGTGACACACGACGGGAAGCTGAAGGGCTGTCTCAACCGAACCGACGACCTGCGGTCGATGGGCGAGATGAACCGCGAGGAGATCCGCGAGACGTTCCGCGAGACCGTCGCCAACCGGGTCCCGTACTACGGCGAATACATGGTCAAGGAGGACGGCGAGTGGGTCGTCAACGAAGAGTACATCGACCGCGGCCCGGCCGTCGAGTCGACACCGGCGCCGACAGACGACGACTGA
- a CDS encoding tRNA-dihydrouridine synthase: protein MFRPRVALASLSGESDTGWARSVADHVGCAFLGGIALDGPTRDAARQLVDRDRREFLPDDPVSFVDEQLGALEPVPIRPGFNVRSASVEPVRRVGAVCRDHDAILELNAHCRQSEMCAAGAGESLLRDTDRLEEQVSGATASGATVSVKVRAEVDGVDLVSVAGAVERAGGDVLHVDAMDSEGVVAPVTDATDLFVIANNGVRDAESVQEYLGYGADAVSVGRASDDPEILRDVRAAVDAQQRGVVR, encoded by the coding sequence ATGTTCCGGCCACGCGTCGCGCTGGCGAGCCTGAGCGGCGAGTCCGACACCGGGTGGGCCCGTAGCGTCGCCGACCACGTCGGCTGTGCGTTCCTGGGCGGCATCGCCCTCGACGGGCCGACACGGGATGCCGCCCGTCAGTTGGTCGATCGCGACCGGAGGGAGTTTCTCCCGGACGATCCGGTCTCGTTCGTCGACGAACAGCTCGGGGCGCTCGAACCGGTACCGATCCGACCGGGATTCAACGTCCGGAGCGCGTCGGTCGAGCCCGTCCGTCGGGTCGGGGCCGTCTGTCGCGACCACGACGCGATCCTCGAACTGAACGCCCACTGCCGGCAAAGCGAGATGTGTGCGGCCGGCGCCGGCGAATCGCTTCTCCGGGACACCGACCGCCTCGAAGAGCAGGTCTCGGGAGCCACTGCGTCGGGGGCGACGGTCTCCGTGAAGGTCCGGGCCGAGGTCGACGGCGTCGATCTGGTCTCTGTGGCCGGGGCGGTCGAACGCGCCGGCGGTGACGTCCTCCACGTCGACGCGATGGACTCCGAGGGGGTCGTGGCACCGGTCACGGACGCGACCGACCTGTTCGTGATCGCCAACAACGGCGTCCGAGACGCGGAAAGCGTCCAGGAGTATCTCGGTTACGGTGCCGACGCCGTCAGCGTCGGGCGCGCCAGTGACGACCCTGAGATCCTTCGGGACGTGCGCGCAGCCGTCGACGCACAGCAGCGAGGAGTCGTCCGATGA
- a CDS encoding amidohydrolase family protein: MILEGTILRGRDFEPIEGRVVVEAGEIEAVEEAAVDSDAIVCPAFVNAHTHIGDSIAKEAGEGLTLEELVAPPDGLKHRLLRAASTDELIAGMDRTLSFMERSGTGAFVEFREGGVEGVSAIKAALTDSSLRSVLLGRETVDAMEAADGFGASGANDDEFGAERRATRQAGKLFGIHAGEVDASDINPALDLDPDFLVHMVHATELHLDRVADSDIPIVVCPRSNLSTGVGKPPVEALTERTTVALGTDNVMLNSPSMFREMAVTEMLYDLSAREVLRMATVNGAEIAGLDCGVIEPGRPARLFTLDGDTDNLTGARNPVRALVRRAGVDDIDRVVLADA, encoded by the coding sequence GTGATTCTGGAAGGAACGATCCTCCGCGGGCGGGACTTCGAACCCATCGAGGGGCGTGTCGTCGTCGAGGCCGGCGAGATCGAAGCGGTCGAGGAAGCCGCCGTCGATAGCGACGCCATCGTCTGTCCGGCGTTCGTCAACGCCCACACGCACATCGGCGACTCCATCGCGAAGGAAGCCGGCGAGGGACTGACGCTCGAAGAACTCGTCGCGCCGCCGGACGGACTGAAACACCGGCTTCTCCGGGCCGCGAGCACGGACGAGTTGATCGCCGGGATGGACCGAACGCTCTCGTTCATGGAGCGGTCCGGAACGGGAGCGTTCGTCGAGTTCCGAGAGGGCGGTGTCGAAGGGGTGAGCGCGATCAAGGCGGCGCTGACGGACTCGTCGCTCCGGAGCGTTCTCCTCGGCCGGGAGACCGTCGACGCGATGGAAGCGGCCGACGGGTTCGGCGCCAGCGGTGCCAACGACGACGAGTTCGGCGCCGAGCGTCGAGCGACCCGGCAGGCGGGGAAACTCTTCGGCATCCACGCCGGCGAGGTCGACGCCTCCGACATCAATCCGGCACTCGATCTCGATCCGGACTTTCTCGTCCACATGGTCCACGCAACGGAGTTGCACCTGGATCGGGTCGCCGATAGCGATATCCCGATCGTCGTCTGCCCGCGGTCGAACCTCTCGACTGGGGTCGGGAAACCGCCGGTCGAAGCGCTGACCGAACGGACGACGGTCGCGCTGGGGACCGACAACGTGATGCTCAACAGCCCCTCGATGTTCCGCGAGATGGCGGTCACCGAGATGCTGTACGACCTCTCCGCCCGTGAAGTGCTCCGGATGGCGACGGTCAACGGCGCCGAGATCGCCGGCCTCGATTGTGGTGTGATCGAGCCTGGCCGGCCAGCACGCCTGTTCACCCTCGACGGTGACACCGACAATCTCACGGGCGCGCGAAACCCCGTCCGCGCGCTGGTTCGCCGGGCCGGCGTCGACGACATCGACCGCGTCGTCCTCGCGGACGCGTAG
- a CDS encoding triphosphoribosyl-dephospho-CoA synthase — MTVRSIAQDAELALLLEVTGTPKPGNVDRNHDHDDLRFEHFMAGAVGARPGLERAADGERVGRVFERAVAGMVQQSAGNTQFGALLLLSPLVAAAHDDALTPAGTDEVVRATTVADAADFYRSFEHVDVAVGDPPAGLEPLDVRRGSAAIPAIEERELTLYDVMERSADVDGVAAEWVGGFERVFGAAERIIDGDGPVPDRAATVFLELLAEEPDTFVVKQSDRETAETVQRRAQAVLDGNEEAADLADTLVEEGINPGTTADLVAGALFVTLRRGVEL, encoded by the coding sequence ATGACGGTGCGATCCATCGCCCAGGACGCCGAGCTCGCGCTCCTGTTGGAGGTCACCGGGACCCCGAAACCGGGCAACGTCGACCGGAACCACGACCACGACGATCTGCGGTTCGAGCACTTCATGGCCGGCGCTGTCGGCGCGCGTCCGGGTCTGGAACGGGCGGCCGACGGCGAACGGGTCGGTCGTGTCTTCGAGCGCGCCGTCGCCGGGATGGTCCAGCAATCGGCCGGGAACACGCAGTTCGGTGCGTTGTTACTCTTGTCGCCGCTTGTCGCGGCGGCCCACGACGACGCGCTGACACCGGCCGGCACGGACGAAGTGGTGAGGGCGACGACCGTCGCGGACGCGGCGGACTTCTATCGTTCATTCGAGCACGTCGACGTTGCAGTCGGCGACCCGCCAGCGGGCCTGGAGCCACTGGACGTCAGACGTGGCTCGGCGGCGATACCGGCGATCGAGGAACGCGAGTTGACGCTGTACGACGTAATGGAGCGCAGTGCCGACGTGGACGGGGTTGCCGCTGAATGGGTCGGCGGGTTCGAGCGCGTGTTCGGGGCCGCCGAGCGGATCATCGACGGAGACGGTCCCGTTCCCGACAGAGCGGCGACAGTGTTCCTCGAACTACTGGCCGAAGAGCCGGACACGTTCGTGGTGAAACAGTCGGACCGCGAGACCGCCGAGACGGTCCAGCGACGGGCACAGGCTGTCCTCGACGGCAACGAGGAAGCTGCAGATTTGGCAGATACACTCGTCGAGGAAGGCATCAACCCCGGGACGACCGCCGATCTGGTGGCCGGTGCGCTGTTCGTCACACTCCGTCGGGGGGTCGAACTGTGA